In a single window of the Agromyces sp. H17E-10 genome:
- a CDS encoding NADP-dependent oxidoreductase, which yields MKAIVVTDPAAGLAGMTLADRPEPSPAINDVVVEVHAAGFVPTEVDWPSTWADRAGRDKTPSILGHEVAGVVSALGYGTTGLSVGQRVFGLADWHRDGTLAEYVAMEARNLAPLPGDVDFTVAASLPISGLTAWQGLFQHGRLRSGQTVLAHGAGGAVGSMVTQLAREAGAYVIGTGRAADRQKVLDFGANEFVDLEHDALEEVGGVDLVFDVIGGDIQRRSAALIRPSGTLVTIVAPPEARPVDGLAIDFVVEADRGQLTEIVQRVRDGRLRTNIGDVADLDDAVAALDPTRRRTGKTVIRVRP from the coding sequence ATGAAGGCGATCGTGGTGACCGACCCGGCGGCGGGACTCGCCGGCATGACCCTGGCCGATCGGCCCGAGCCGTCGCCGGCGATCAACGACGTGGTCGTCGAAGTACACGCCGCGGGATTCGTGCCGACGGAGGTCGACTGGCCGTCGACCTGGGCCGACCGCGCCGGTCGCGACAAGACGCCGTCGATCCTCGGGCACGAGGTCGCCGGCGTGGTCAGCGCACTCGGGTACGGCACGACCGGGCTCTCGGTCGGCCAGCGGGTCTTCGGCCTGGCCGACTGGCACCGCGACGGCACGCTGGCCGAGTACGTCGCCATGGAGGCGCGCAACCTCGCGCCGTTGCCCGGCGACGTCGACTTCACGGTGGCCGCGAGCCTGCCGATCTCGGGTCTCACGGCGTGGCAGGGGCTCTTCCAGCACGGGCGGCTCCGGTCGGGGCAGACGGTGCTCGCTCACGGGGCGGGCGGCGCCGTCGGCTCGATGGTGACCCAGCTGGCACGTGAGGCCGGAGCCTACGTCATCGGCACGGGACGGGCGGCCGACCGGCAGAAGGTGCTCGACTTCGGTGCGAACGAGTTCGTCGACCTCGAGCACGACGCGCTCGAAGAGGTGGGCGGGGTCGACCTGGTCTTCGACGTCATCGGCGGCGACATCCAGCGGCGGTCCGCGGCGTTGATCCGGCCAAGCGGAACGCTCGTGACCATCGTCGCGCCGCCCGAAGCCCGACCCGTCGACGGTCTGGCGATCGACTTCGTCGTCGAGGCCGATCGCGGCCAGCTCACCGAGATCGTCCAGCGGGTGCGAGACGGCCGGCTGCGCACCAACATCGGCGACGTCGCCGACCTCGATGACGCGGTCGCAGCGCTCGACCCGACTCGGCGTCGCACCGGGAAGACGGTCATCCGCGTGCGGCCGTGA
- a CDS encoding dihydrofolate reductase family protein — protein sequence MSSTLTVDLFLSVDGFAGSDGLPGYFGYDGPELGEWNAAESAAPQRVIMGRRTYDAFRALPDEAWGESLDATMALEKIVFSRTLERTDWPNTRITDRELTDEITDLKATSDVPLRTWGSLSLARQLVAAGLVNRLRLMIFPLFAGEAGREPAFEGIGSGDLELAGQRVLDGRLLLVEYRPTGKDIPRA from the coding sequence ATGTCGAGCACGTTGACGGTCGACCTCTTCCTCTCGGTCGACGGCTTCGCAGGCAGCGACGGCCTGCCCGGGTACTTCGGCTACGACGGCCCCGAGCTCGGCGAATGGAACGCCGCCGAGAGCGCCGCGCCCCAGCGCGTGATCATGGGCCGGCGTACCTACGACGCCTTCCGGGCGCTGCCCGACGAAGCGTGGGGCGAATCGCTGGATGCGACGATGGCGCTGGAGAAGATCGTGTTCTCCCGCACGCTGGAGCGCACCGACTGGCCGAACACCCGCATCACCGACCGAGAGCTCACCGACGAGATCACCGACCTGAAGGCGACGAGCGACGTGCCCTTGCGCACGTGGGGCAGTCTCTCGCTCGCCCGCCAACTCGTGGCCGCCGGCCTGGTCAACCGGCTGCGGCTGATGATCTTCCCCCTGTTCGCCGGCGAGGCCGGTCGCGAACCGGCGTTCGAGGGCATCGGGTCGGGCGACCTCGAACTCGCCGGCCAGCGCGTCCTCGACGGCCGGCTCCTGCTCGTCGAGTACCGGCCCACCGGCAAGGACATCCCGCGTGCCTGA
- a CDS encoding dihydrofolate reductase family protein, which translates to MTTTYTIDVFSSLDGFGTATGDWGGYWGKQGPELLARRLELYDEPQRMVFGANTYRAFAAMLDASAEYPDVQDAWVTRMTGLPMTVITKSLRAPLPSLPHADLVRGDAVEIVARLKAESDVPLRSHGSLALNRALMAAGLVDRLQVTVFPVITARTGTDPVFAGAEDFDLELLERRTLDRDIQELVYRPTLHAQAPVATPQRAGRSPH; encoded by the coding sequence ATGACCACCACCTACACGATCGACGTGTTCTCGAGTCTCGACGGCTTCGGCACCGCCACCGGCGACTGGGGCGGCTACTGGGGCAAGCAGGGTCCCGAACTCCTCGCCCGCCGACTGGAGCTCTATGACGAGCCGCAGCGGATGGTGTTCGGTGCGAACACGTATCGCGCCTTCGCCGCGATGCTCGACGCGAGCGCCGAGTACCCCGACGTCCAGGACGCCTGGGTCACCCGCATGACCGGCCTGCCGATGACCGTGATCACCAAGAGCCTCCGCGCACCCCTGCCCAGCCTTCCGCACGCCGACCTCGTGCGCGGGGACGCCGTCGAGATCGTGGCCCGGTTGAAGGCGGAGTCCGACGTGCCGTTGCGCTCGCACGGGAGCCTCGCCCTGAACCGCGCGCTCATGGCCGCGGGGCTGGTCGACCGGCTCCAAGTCACCGTGTTCCCCGTCATCACCGCGCGCACCGGCACCGATCCCGTCTTCGCCGGCGCCGAGGACTTCGACCTCGAACTCCTCGAACGGCGCACGCTCGACCGCGACATCCAGGAACTCGTCTACCGCCCCACCCTGCACGCCCAAGCCCCGGTCGCGACGCCGCAGCGTGCCGGACGATCGCCTCACTGA
- a CDS encoding glycoside hydrolase family 13 protein, with the protein MLTPHHDGSPLHVSTQHPALGEVVRVRLRVPEGAVGADGAPIGPLAWVGTRSNPNREPRFDEARRMPPAEPADGGERDAAAAAGERESGRPGVDGSAGWSWWEAEVGVENRVHGYRWLLVGDDGRQHWLNQVGLSGVETRDRDDFKLVAHAAAPEWVAESVLYQVFPDRFAKSGDAPFDRLRASGELPEWAIAADWGDALDPVPPGRSKQVFGGDLDGVRERLDHLVGLGVNLLYLTPVFPARSNHRYDASTFDRVDDLLGGDEALVRLVEAAHARGIRVIGDLTSNHSGDAHEWFRTAQADPESAEREFYSFTDDEADGGHGYESWLGVPSLPKFDWSSAELRRRFVEGPDSVVAKYLRAPYSLDGWRIDVANMTGRLGEVDLNAEVRQAIRRTMLDVNPDTMLIGESTNDGADDFQGDEWHGAMTYAPLTRPLWSWLQEPGSPAGGGIGFALGQVPTFTGGQFVDAHLRFAAGYPWRTRLGTMNALDTHDTPRFATHARPGTVPVAFGLAVTLPGVPVVWAGDEFGLTGVDGEASRTPMPWGSEESASVAPVLEAYRALVALRRANPVLATGGIRWLAVSDDAVAFVRESAEASVLVFATRAAATLTVAPGALGAAAGPDAATRVFGEAALTASERGLELTAEGPEFAVWALPGVRVPGASVVE; encoded by the coding sequence ATGCTGACGCCCCACCACGACGGATCGCCGCTGCACGTCTCGACGCAGCATCCCGCGCTCGGCGAGGTCGTGCGGGTACGCCTGCGCGTTCCCGAGGGGGCGGTGGGCGCCGACGGCGCACCGATCGGCCCGCTCGCGTGGGTCGGCACCCGGTCGAACCCGAACCGCGAACCGCGGTTCGACGAGGCGCGACGGATGCCGCCGGCCGAGCCGGCCGACGGCGGCGAGCGCGACGCGGCTGCGGCCGCGGGTGAGCGCGAAAGCGGCCGGCCCGGCGTCGATGGGTCCGCCGGCTGGAGCTGGTGGGAGGCCGAGGTCGGGGTCGAGAACCGCGTGCACGGGTACCGGTGGCTGCTCGTCGGCGACGACGGCCGGCAGCACTGGCTGAACCAGGTCGGCCTGTCGGGCGTCGAGACGCGCGACCGCGACGACTTCAAGCTCGTGGCGCATGCGGCGGCGCCCGAGTGGGTCGCCGAGAGCGTGCTGTACCAGGTGTTCCCCGACCGGTTCGCGAAGTCGGGCGACGCCCCCTTCGACCGGCTGCGTGCGAGCGGCGAACTGCCCGAGTGGGCGATCGCCGCCGACTGGGGCGACGCGCTCGACCCCGTGCCGCCGGGGCGCTCGAAGCAGGTCTTCGGCGGCGACCTCGACGGCGTGCGCGAGCGGCTCGACCACCTCGTCGGGCTCGGCGTGAACCTGCTGTACCTGACGCCCGTGTTCCCCGCGCGCTCGAACCACCGCTACGACGCGTCGACGTTCGATCGGGTCGACGACCTGCTCGGCGGCGACGAGGCGCTCGTGCGCCTGGTCGAGGCGGCTCATGCCCGCGGCATCCGGGTCATCGGCGACCTGACCAGCAATCACTCGGGTGATGCGCACGAGTGGTTCCGCACGGCGCAGGCCGACCCCGAGTCGGCCGAACGGGAGTTCTACTCCTTCACCGACGACGAGGCCGACGGCGGCCACGGCTACGAGTCGTGGCTCGGCGTGCCGAGCTTGCCGAAGTTCGACTGGTCGTCGGCCGAGTTGCGTCGTCGCTTCGTCGAGGGGCCCGACTCGGTCGTCGCGAAGTACCTGCGGGCGCCGTACTCGCTCGACGGCTGGCGCATCGACGTCGCGAACATGACCGGCCGGCTCGGCGAGGTCGACCTGAACGCCGAGGTGCGGCAGGCGATCCGCCGCACGATGCTCGACGTGAACCCCGACACGATGCTCATCGGCGAGTCGACGAACGACGGGGCCGACGACTTCCAGGGCGACGAGTGGCACGGCGCGATGACGTACGCGCCGTTGACGCGCCCGCTGTGGAGCTGGCTGCAGGAGCCCGGCAGCCCCGCCGGTGGCGGCATCGGCTTCGCGCTCGGGCAGGTGCCGACGTTCACCGGCGGCCAGTTCGTCGACGCGCACCTGCGGTTCGCCGCCGGGTACCCGTGGCGCACCCGCCTCGGCACCATGAACGCGCTCGACACGCACGACACCCCGCGCTTCGCGACGCACGCCCGGCCGGGTACCGTGCCCGTCGCCTTCGGGCTGGCGGTCACGTTGCCGGGTGTACCCGTCGTGTGGGCGGGCGACGAGTTCGGGCTGACGGGCGTCGACGGCGAGGCATCCCGCACGCCCATGCCGTGGGGGAGCGAGGAGTCGGCTTCGGTCGCGCCCGTGCTCGAGGCGTACCGTGCACTCGTCGCGCTGCGACGGGCGAACCCGGTGCTCGCGACGGGGGGCATCCGGTGGCTCGCGGTCTCCGACGACGCCGTCGCGTTCGTGCGCGAATCGGCCGAGGCATCCGTGCTCGTCTTCGCGACGCGGGCAGCGGCGACGCTGACGGTCGCTCCGGGTGCGCTGGGGGCGGCAGCGGGCCCGGATGCCGCGACTCGCGTGTTCGGCGAAGCCGCGTTGACGGCGTCGGAGCGCGGCCTCGAGCTCACGGCGGAGGGGCCCGAGTTCGCGGTGTGGGCGCTGCCGGGGGTGCGGGTGCCGGGCGCTTCGGTGGTCGAGTAG
- a CDS encoding sugar ABC transporter permease, with protein MDASTRAHASVGGPGGGAPLQLPKKPFNFGRWFSATGWRHVVGVVMVVFALFPIVFVVSSSLNPHGTLTGSNALFSKIGLESYVRILTDPQVPFTTWFGNTLIIAGVTAVCTVFLGALAAYSFSRMRFTGRRFGLISIVVVQMFPQLLAVVAIFLLMSAVGDLFPAIGLNTHVGLIMVYLGGALGVNTYLMYGFFNTVPASIDEAAKIDGAGHARIFFTIILRLVAPILAVVALLSFIASVNEFVVASVLLVDTDKQTLAVGLTKLVSNPRYADWSAFSAGAVMAALPVVALFLFLQKYIVGGLTAGAVK; from the coding sequence ATGGATGCCTCGACCCGCGCTCACGCGTCGGTCGGCGGCCCCGGCGGCGGAGCCCCGCTGCAGCTGCCGAAGAAGCCGTTCAACTTCGGACGCTGGTTCTCGGCGACCGGCTGGCGGCACGTCGTCGGCGTCGTGATGGTGGTCTTCGCGCTCTTCCCCATCGTGTTCGTCGTGTCGTCGTCGCTCAACCCGCACGGCACGCTGACCGGCTCGAACGCGCTGTTCTCGAAGATCGGGCTCGAGAGCTACGTGCGCATCCTCACCGACCCGCAGGTGCCGTTCACGACCTGGTTCGGCAACACGCTCATCATCGCGGGCGTGACCGCGGTCTGCACCGTGTTCCTCGGAGCCCTCGCCGCGTACTCGTTCTCGCGCATGCGCTTCACCGGCCGCCGCTTCGGGCTCATCTCGATCGTGGTCGTGCAGATGTTCCCGCAGCTGCTCGCGGTGGTCGCGATCTTCCTGCTCATGTCGGCGGTCGGCGACCTGTTCCCGGCGATCGGCCTGAACACGCACGTCGGCCTCATCATGGTGTACCTCGGCGGCGCGCTCGGCGTGAACACGTACCTCATGTACGGCTTCTTCAACACGGTGCCGGCGTCGATCGACGAGGCCGCGAAGATCGACGGCGCGGGTCACGCGCGCATCTTCTTCACGATCATCCTGCGGCTCGTCGCACCGATCCTCGCCGTGGTCGCACTGCTGTCGTTCATCGCGTCCGTGAACGAGTTCGTCGTCGCGTCCGTGCTGCTGGTCGACACCGACAAGCAGACGCTCGCGGTCGGCCTGACGAAGCTCGTGTCGAACCCCCGCTACGCCGACTGGAGCGCGTTCTCGGCCGGTGCCGTGATGGCGGCACTGCCGGTCGTCGCGCTGTTCCTCTTCTTGCAGAAGTACATCGTCGGCGGGCTGACGGCCGGCGCGGTCAAGTAG
- a CDS encoding ABC transporter permease subunit codes for MSTATDDVREDAPPKAPKPTKQQRRAASIADQASGGIKMLLIKIVALGIVDALALFAVFVLISHEQWLVTGVVVAVTALVNWIYFSRRKLPAKYLTPGVIFLVVFQVFVLGYTAYIAFTNYGTGHNGTKEQAVSSLMASSLERVPDSPTYGVTVVERGDELGLLVTDPDGEALVGTNEEPLHEASGAQFDGDVAVSADGWTSLKFADVLARTDEVTALAVPYSDDPNDGAIRTPDGSKGYLYTSTLEYDAEAGTMTDLSTGTVYSDTGVGAFTAEDGTKLLPGWQITVGFDNFVRAITDTRLSGPLVYVTLWTFAFALLSVATTFFLGLFLAIVFNDMRMRGRKYYRTLMILPYAIPSFLSALVWAGMMNQSFGFINQVLLGGADIPWLTDPWLAKVSILLVNLWLGFPYMFLVCMGALQSIPEDIQEAATVDGAKPWAVFRLIKLPLLLVTVAPLLIASFAFNFNNFNTIYMLTDGGPRDANAPIPVGFTDILITMVYKVAFTGQTRDYGLASAYSIIIFIVVAVISIIAFRRTKSLEELN; via the coding sequence ATGAGCACCGCGACCGACGACGTCCGCGAAGACGCCCCACCGAAGGCACCCAAGCCGACGAAGCAGCAGCGTCGTGCGGCGAGCATCGCCGACCAGGCATCGGGCGGCATCAAGATGCTGCTCATCAAGATCGTCGCCCTCGGCATCGTCGACGCGCTCGCGCTGTTCGCGGTGTTCGTCCTCATCTCGCACGAGCAGTGGCTCGTCACCGGCGTGGTCGTCGCGGTCACGGCCCTCGTCAACTGGATCTACTTCTCGCGGCGCAAGCTGCCCGCGAAGTACCTCACGCCCGGCGTCATCTTCCTCGTCGTGTTCCAGGTCTTCGTGCTCGGCTACACGGCGTACATCGCCTTCACCAACTACGGCACCGGCCACAACGGCACCAAGGAGCAGGCGGTCTCGTCGCTCATGGCGTCGTCGCTCGAGCGGGTACCCGACTCCCCGACCTACGGCGTGACCGTCGTCGAGCGCGGCGACGAACTGGGGCTGCTCGTCACCGACCCCGACGGCGAGGCGCTCGTCGGCACCAACGAGGAACCCCTGCACGAGGCATCCGGGGCGCAGTTCGACGGCGACGTCGCCGTCTCGGCCGACGGCTGGACCTCGCTCAAGTTCGCCGACGTGCTCGCCCGCACCGACGAGGTGACCGCGCTCGCGGTGCCCTACTCGGATGACCCGAACGACGGCGCGATCCGCACGCCCGACGGGTCGAAGGGCTACCTCTACACGTCGACCCTCGAGTACGACGCCGAGGCCGGCACCATGACCGACCTCTCGACCGGCACGGTCTACAGCGACACCGGTGTCGGCGCCTTCACCGCGGAGGACGGCACGAAGCTGCTGCCCGGCTGGCAGATCACGGTCGGCTTCGACAACTTCGTGCGGGCCATCACCGACACCCGCCTCTCGGGCCCGCTCGTGTACGTGACGCTGTGGACGTTCGCGTTCGCCCTGCTGTCGGTCGCGACGACCTTCTTCCTCGGGCTGTTCCTCGCGATCGTCTTCAACGACATGCGCATGCGGGGTCGCAAGTACTACCGCACGCTCATGATCCTGCCGTACGCGATCCCGTCGTTCCTGTCGGCGCTCGTGTGGGCGGGCATGATGAACCAGAGCTTCGGCTTCATCAACCAGGTGCTGCTCGGCGGCGCCGACATCCCCTGGCTCACCGACCCGTGGCTCGCGAAGGTGTCGATCCTCCTCGTGAACCTGTGGCTCGGATTCCCGTACATGTTCCTCGTGTGCATGGGCGCGCTGCAGTCGATCCCCGAAGACATCCAGGAGGCCGCGACGGTCGACGGCGCGAAGCCGTGGGCGGTCTTCCGCCTCATCAAGCTGCCGCTGCTGCTCGTGACGGTGGCGCCGCTCCTGATCGCGTCGTTCGCGTTCAACTTCAACAACTTCAACACCATCTACATGCTCACCGACGGCGGGCCGCGTGACGCGAACGCGCCGATCCCGGTCGGCTTCACCGACATCCTGATCACGATGGTCTACAAGGTGGCGTTCACCGGGCAGACGCGCGACTACGGTCTCGCGAGCGCCTACTCGATCATCATCTTCATCGTGGTCGCGGTGATCTCGATCATCGCCTTCCGCCGCACCAAGAGCCTCGAGGAGCTGAACTGA
- a CDS encoding sugar ABC transporter substrate-binding protein, whose protein sequence is MRVNRKSLLAAGAVAVVATLGLAGCAGSDSGSDAESTTSGKLTVWVDSERVDALQGAADAYTEKTGVKVDLVGKDVADIKDDFIQQVPTGKGPDIVMGAHDWLGELSTNGVVAPLELGDSAGDYLPVAIDASTYEGTVYMLPYAVENIAMLRNADLIPEPASSFDDMLAKGKAAGLDHPFVVEQGAEGNPYHLYPFQTAFGAPVFGSGAEGYNPDDLQLGNTGGEQFATWLGSQGKNGTGAFNTDIDGDIAKEAFTSGKAAFWLTGPWNVGAAVDAGINVAIDPIPSPTSEAAQPFAGVKGFFVSAESKNKVAANDFLVNYIGTEDVQLELFKAGNVLPALTAAAETASSDPIVAGFATVGADAVPMPAIPAMGQVWQYWGIAEAAIINGADPVATWQKLASDVQAAIDAG, encoded by the coding sequence ATGAGGGTGAACAGGAAGAGCCTGCTCGCGGCCGGTGCGGTCGCGGTCGTCGCAACGCTCGGCCTCGCCGGTTGCGCGGGCAGCGACAGCGGTTCCGACGCCGAGTCGACCACGAGCGGCAAGCTGACCGTCTGGGTCGACTCCGAGCGTGTCGACGCCCTGCAGGGCGCGGCCGACGCGTACACCGAGAAGACCGGTGTCAAGGTCGACCTCGTCGGCAAGGACGTCGCCGACATCAAGGACGACTTCATCCAGCAGGTTCCGACCGGCAAGGGCCCCGACATCGTCATGGGCGCCCACGACTGGCTCGGCGAGCTCTCGACGAACGGCGTCGTCGCGCCGCTCGAGCTCGGCGACTCGGCCGGTGACTACCTCCCGGTGGCGATCGACGCCTCGACCTACGAGGGCACCGTCTACATGCTCCCGTACGCGGTCGAGAACATCGCGATGCTGCGCAACGCCGACCTGATCCCCGAGCCCGCGTCGAGCTTCGACGACATGCTCGCCAAGGGCAAGGCCGCCGGCCTCGACCACCCGTTCGTCGTCGAGCAGGGCGCCGAGGGCAACCCGTACCACCTCTACCCGTTCCAGACCGCGTTCGGCGCTCCGGTGTTCGGCTCGGGCGCCGAGGGCTACAACCCCGACGACCTGCAGCTCGGCAACACGGGCGGCGAGCAGTTCGCCACGTGGCTCGGCTCGCAGGGCAAGAACGGCACCGGCGCGTTCAACACCGACATCGACGGTGACATCGCCAAGGAGGCCTTCACCAGCGGCAAGGCCGCCTTCTGGCTGACCGGCCCGTGGAACGTCGGCGCGGCCGTCGACGCCGGCATCAACGTCGCGATCGACCCGATCCCGAGCCCGACCTCGGAGGCGGCGCAGCCGTTCGCCGGCGTCAAGGGCTTCTTCGTCTCGGCCGAGTCGAAGAACAAGGTCGCCGCGAACGACTTCCTCGTGAACTACATCGGCACCGAAGACGTTCAGCTCGAGCTCTTCAAGGCCGGCAACGTGCTCCCCGCCCTCACCGCGGCTGCCGAGACTGCCTCGAGCGACCCGATCGTCGCGGGCTTCGCGACCGTCGGCGCCGACGCCGTGCCGATGCCGGCCATCCCGGCCATGGGCCAGGTGTGGCAGTACTGGGGCATCGCCGAGGCCGCCATCATCAACGGCGCCGACCCAGTCGCCACGTGGCAGAAGCTCGCCTCCGACGTGCAGGCGGCGATCGACGCCGGTTGA
- a CDS encoding glycoside hydrolase family 13 protein has protein sequence MTSEWWRTAAIYQIYPRSFADANGDGMGDLAGITQRLGALEELGIDAIWLSPFFTSPQKDAGYDVADYCDIDPRFGTLADFDAMIAEAHARGIRVIVDLVPNHSSDQHEWFQAALAAPAGSGERGRYLFRDGRGPGGDEPPNNWESVFGGPAWTRVVEADGTPGQWYLHLFDSSQPDFDWTNEEVREEFRRILRFWLDRGVDGFRVDVAHGMIKADGLPDYTPPADGGSMGGAGGVATEAPEALEAPAQHDVGTAHGAGPEASTGVPLEPEISTEADDLAPYWAQEGVHEIFRDWRALLDEYPGDRILAGEAWVDPLSKLAKWVRPDEMHQTFNFAYLETPWQAEALRRVIDDSIAAFGSVGAPSTWVLSNHDVVRHATRLSVTEPNPQGHGLGPRSRGIPAYADGLRRARAATTLQLALPGSSYLYQGEELGLPEVIDLPDDARQDPTWFRTDHERYGRDGCRVPLPWSASAPSYGFGPTDASWLPQPAQWASLARDVQERDPASTLSLYRTLLTQRREHGLAAGSLEWVPASGGDGVLAFRNGDVLVVANTGTTPATLPEGDVLVASSPLDEASRVLPPDTTVWLRA, from the coding sequence ATGACTTCCGAATGGTGGCGCACTGCCGCGATCTACCAGATCTATCCCCGATCGTTCGCCGACGCGAACGGCGACGGCATGGGCGACCTGGCCGGCATCACGCAGCGACTGGGCGCGCTCGAAGAGCTCGGCATCGACGCCATCTGGCTCTCGCCGTTCTTCACGTCGCCCCAGAAGGACGCCGGCTACGACGTCGCCGACTACTGCGACATCGACCCGCGCTTCGGCACCCTCGCCGACTTCGACGCCATGATCGCCGAAGCCCATGCCCGCGGCATCCGCGTCATCGTCGACCTCGTGCCCAACCACTCGAGCGACCAGCACGAATGGTTCCAGGCGGCGCTCGCCGCGCCCGCCGGAAGCGGCGAGCGCGGACGGTACCTGTTCCGCGACGGCCGCGGCCCCGGCGGCGACGAGCCGCCGAACAACTGGGAGTCGGTCTTCGGCGGCCCGGCCTGGACCCGCGTGGTCGAGGCCGACGGCACGCCGGGCCAGTGGTACCTGCACCTCTTCGACTCGTCGCAGCCCGACTTCGACTGGACGAACGAGGAGGTGCGCGAGGAGTTCCGGCGCATCCTGCGGTTCTGGCTCGACCGCGGCGTCGACGGGTTCCGCGTCGACGTCGCCCACGGCATGATCAAGGCCGACGGCCTGCCCGACTACACCCCGCCCGCCGACGGCGGCAGCATGGGCGGCGCGGGCGGCGTGGCGACCGAGGCGCCCGAGGCGCTCGAGGCGCCCGCCCAGCACGACGTCGGCACGGCGCACGGCGCCGGCCCCGAGGCATCCACCGGCGTGCCGCTCGAGCCCGAGATCTCGACCGAGGCCGACGACCTCGCCCCGTACTGGGCGCAGGAGGGCGTGCACGAGATCTTCCGCGACTGGCGGGCGCTGCTCGACGAGTACCCGGGCGACCGCATCCTCGCGGGCGAGGCGTGGGTCGACCCGCTGTCGAAGCTCGCGAAGTGGGTGCGGCCCGACGAGATGCACCAGACGTTCAACTTCGCCTACCTCGAGACTCCGTGGCAGGCCGAGGCGCTGCGCCGCGTGATCGACGACTCGATCGCCGCGTTCGGCAGCGTCGGCGCGCCCTCGACGTGGGTGCTCTCGAACCACGACGTCGTGCGCCACGCGACCCGCCTCTCGGTCACCGAGCCGAACCCCCAGGGCCACGGACTCGGACCGCGCTCGCGCGGCATCCCCGCGTACGCCGACGGCCTGCGCCGCGCCCGCGCTGCGACCACGCTGCAGCTCGCGCTGCCCGGCTCGTCGTACCTCTACCAGGGCGAGGAGCTCGGCCTGCCCGAGGTCATCGACCTGCCCGACGACGCCCGTCAGGACCCGACGTGGTTCCGCACCGACCACGAACGCTACGGCCGCGACGGCTGCCGGGTGCCGCTGCCCTGGTCGGCTTCGGCGCCGTCGTACGGCTTCGGGCCCACGGATGCCTCGTGGCTGCCGCAGCCGGCCCAGTGGGCGTCGCTCGCGCGCGACGTGCAGGAGCGCGACCCCGCCTCGACGCTCTCGCTCTACCGCACGCTGCTCACCCAGCGGCGCGAGCACGGGCTCGCCGCCGGGTCGCTCGAGTGGGTGCCGGCCTCGGGCGGCGACGGCGTGCTCGCGTTCCGCAACGGCGACGTGCTCGTCGTGGCGAACACCGGCACGACGCCCGCGACCCTGCCCGAGGGCGACGTGCTCGTCGCGAGCAGTCCCCTCGACGAGGCATCCCGCGTGCTGCCGCCCGACACGACGGTCTGGCTCCGCGCGTAG
- a CDS encoding endonuclease domain-containing protein yields MPNDTRAIAGWIRRNGGAVPARELDDAGFRREQLSAAVIDGSVIRVRQRWFAVSDAPVDVVRAVRVGGAATGASVARIHGLWDTGLDEMLHVRVHRSASRLKSPTAVPAAGASGGRSAIVPLDAVGDRVCVHYRSDPPIRSGRDPLAVALAEMLRCTRAVDAIATIDSALARGEVGLDEIRSLAGPSHGRTLDRCTDGSESGIETKVRLLLRARNIRHRSQVSISRVGRVDLLVGDRLVIEVDGARHHTGSEQFENDRRRDFELAMRGYLVLRLSYSMVVDDWEVTSRGILALIARGEHRWGARSTPSAGLDVALRRLDRYDDAPLAAQLAGR; encoded by the coding sequence ATGCCGAACGACACGCGAGCCATCGCCGGTTGGATCCGCCGGAATGGTGGCGCGGTTCCGGCGCGCGAACTCGACGACGCGGGCTTCCGCCGCGAGCAGCTGAGCGCGGCGGTCATCGACGGCTCGGTCATTCGCGTCCGTCAACGATGGTTCGCCGTATCGGATGCTCCAGTCGACGTCGTGCGCGCCGTCCGAGTCGGCGGCGCCGCAACCGGGGCATCCGTCGCGCGTATCCATGGTCTCTGGGACACCGGCCTCGACGAGATGCTCCACGTTCGCGTGCATCGCTCCGCGTCGAGGTTGAAGTCGCCGACAGCGGTGCCGGCTGCGGGCGCGTCCGGCGGTCGATCAGCCATCGTTCCGCTCGACGCCGTCGGCGACCGCGTGTGCGTGCACTACCGTTCCGACCCGCCCATTCGGAGCGGACGCGACCCGCTCGCGGTCGCCTTGGCCGAGATGCTGCGTTGCACGCGCGCGGTCGATGCGATCGCCACCATCGACTCCGCGTTGGCGCGAGGCGAGGTCGGTCTCGACGAGATCAGATCACTCGCCGGCCCGTCGCACGGCCGTACTCTCGATCGTTGCACCGACGGGTCGGAATCGGGCATCGAGACCAAGGTGCGGCTGCTCCTGCGGGCGCGGAACATCCGGCACCGGTCGCAAGTGTCGATCTCGCGTGTCGGGCGGGTCGACCTGCTCGTCGGCGACCGGCTCGTGATCGAGGTCGACGGTGCGCGCCATCACACCGGTTCCGAGCAGTTCGAGAACGATCGGCGTCGCGACTTCGAGCTGGCGATGCGCGGGTACCTCGTGCTGCGGCTCAGCTACAGCATGGTCGTCGACGACTGGGAGGTCACGAGCCGCGGCATCCTCGCCCTCATCGCCCGTGGCGAGCATCGCTGGGGCGCACGGAGCACGCCGTCGGCTGGACTCGACGTGGCCCTGCGACGACTCGATCGATACGACGACGCGCCGCTCGCGGCACAGCTCGCCGGCCGCTGA